One stretch of Pseudomonas sp. NC02 DNA includes these proteins:
- the pcaR gene encoding pca regulon transcriptional regulator PcaR, giving the protein MNDQLRNSFASVAPPIVASPAKRIQAFTGDPDFMTSLARGLAVVQAFQERKRHLTIAQISHRTEIPRAAVRRCLHTLIKLGYATTDGRTYSLLPKVLTLGHAYLSSTPLAVSAQPYLDRISEQLHEACNMATLEGDDILYIARSATTQRLISVDLSVGGRLPAYCTSMGRILLAALDDASLQDYLDHADLQTKTSRTLTTPQALLECLQEVRQQGWCIVDQELEQGLRSIAVPVYDASGQVLAALNVSTHAGRVSRSELEQRFLPSMLSASQELSAQLFA; this is encoded by the coding sequence ATGAACGATCAATTGCGCAACTCCTTCGCATCAGTGGCGCCGCCGATCGTTGCGTCACCGGCCAAGCGCATCCAGGCGTTTACCGGTGATCCGGATTTCATGACCTCCCTGGCACGCGGCCTGGCCGTGGTGCAGGCATTCCAGGAGCGCAAGCGCCACCTGACCATCGCCCAGATTAGCCACCGCACGGAAATCCCCCGCGCTGCCGTACGCCGTTGCCTGCATACCCTGATCAAACTCGGCTACGCCACCACCGACGGGCGTACCTATTCGCTGTTGCCCAAGGTGCTGACCCTCGGCCACGCTTACCTGTCGTCCACGCCCCTGGCCGTTTCGGCGCAGCCTTACCTGGACCGCATCAGCGAGCAGCTCCACGAGGCGTGCAACATGGCAACCCTGGAAGGTGATGACATCCTCTACATTGCCCGCTCCGCCACCACCCAACGCCTGATTTCCGTCGACCTTTCCGTGGGCGGCCGTCTCCCGGCCTACTGCACCTCCATGGGCCGTATCCTGCTGGCGGCGCTGGATGACGCCTCGCTGCAGGACTACCTCGACCACGCCGACCTGCAAACCAAGACCAGCCGCACCCTCACCACCCCGCAAGCCTTGCTCGAATGCCTGCAGGAAGTGCGGCAGCAGGGCTGGTGCATTGTCGACCAGGAACTGGAGCAAGGGCTGCGTTCCATCGCCGTGCCGGTGTACGACGCTTCGGGCCAGGTCCTGGCGGCACTGAACGTCAGCACCCATGCCGGGCGGGTCAGCCGCAGCGAGCTGGAGCAGCGTTTCCTGCCGAGCATGCTCAGTGCCAGCCAGGAGCTGAGCGCGCAGCTGTTTGCGTAA
- a CDS encoding MFS transporter: MNQPSPAVGTCLDVQSFINAQPLSRYQWRVVILCFLIVFLDGLDTAAMGFIAPALSQDWGIDRASLGPVMSAALIGMVFGALGSGPLADRFGRKVVLVGAVLVFGAFSLASAYSSNVDQLLILRFLTGLGLGAGMPNATTLLSEYTPERHKSLLVTSMFCGFNLGMAGGGFISAKLIPAYGWHSLLMIGGLLPLILAVVLLFWLPESARYLVVRNRGTDKVRKTLAPIEPGIVAQASSFSVPEQKTVKARNVFAVIFSGTYSAGTLLLWLTYFMGLVIVYLLTSWLPTLMRDSGASMEQAAFIGALFQFGGVLSAVGVGWAMDRFNPHKVIGTFYLLAGVFAYAVGQSLGNITLLATLVLIAGMCVNGAQSAMPSLAARFYPTQGRATGVSWMLGIGRFGAILGAWMGATLLGLGWNFEQVLTALVIPAALATTAVVIKGMVSHADAT, translated from the coding sequence ATGAATCAGCCTTCACCTGCTGTCGGTACTTGTTTGGACGTTCAGTCCTTCATCAACGCCCAGCCGCTGTCGCGGTATCAGTGGCGAGTGGTGATCCTGTGTTTTCTCATCGTCTTCCTCGACGGCCTCGACACCGCCGCCATGGGCTTTATCGCCCCGGCGCTGTCCCAGGACTGGGGCATCGACCGCGCCAGCCTCGGCCCGGTGATGAGCGCCGCGTTGATCGGCATGGTCTTCGGCGCCCTGGGCTCCGGCCCACTCGCCGACCGCTTCGGGCGCAAGGTGGTGCTGGTGGGGGCGGTGCTGGTGTTTGGGGCCTTCAGCCTGGCCTCGGCCTACAGCAGCAACGTCGATCAACTGCTGATCCTGCGCTTCCTCACCGGTCTCGGCCTGGGCGCCGGCATGCCGAACGCCACGACACTGCTCTCCGAATACACCCCGGAACGCCATAAGTCGCTGCTGGTGACCAGCATGTTCTGCGGCTTCAACCTGGGCATGGCCGGTGGCGGGTTTATCTCGGCCAAGCTGATCCCGGCGTATGGCTGGCACAGCCTGCTGATGATCGGCGGCCTGTTGCCGCTGATCCTCGCGGTGGTGCTGCTGTTCTGGCTGCCGGAGTCGGCGCGTTACCTGGTGGTGCGCAATCGCGGCACCGACAAGGTGCGCAAGACCCTGGCGCCTATCGAGCCGGGCATCGTCGCCCAGGCCTCGAGCTTCAGCGTGCCCGAACAGAAAACCGTCAAGGCGCGCAACGTGTTCGCGGTGATCTTCTCCGGCACCTACAGCGCCGGCACCTTGCTGTTGTGGCTGACGTATTTCATGGGCCTGGTGATTGTTTACCTGCTGACCAGTTGGCTGCCGACCCTGATGCGCGACAGCGGCGCCAGCATGGAACAGGCCGCGTTTATCGGTGCGTTGTTCCAGTTTGGCGGCGTATTGAGTGCGGTCGGCGTGGGCTGGGCGATGGACCGGTTCAATCCGCACAAGGTCATCGGCACTTTCTACCTGCTGGCCGGGGTGTTTGCCTACGCGGTGGGGCAGAGCCTGGGCAATATCACGCTGCTGGCGACTCTGGTGTTGATTGCCGGCATGTGTGTCAACGGTGCGCAGTCGGCGATGCCGTCGCTGGCCGCACGTTTCTACCCGACCCAGGGCCGCGCCACGGGCGTGTCGTGGATGCTCGGCATCGGCCGCTTCGGCGCGATCCTCGGGGCGTGGATGGGCGCGACCTTGCTGGGCCTGGGCTGGAACTTCGAACAGGTGCTGACCGCCCTGGTGATCCCGGCGGCATTGGCCACCACCGCGGTGGTGATCAAGGGCATGGTCAGCCATGCCGACGCTACCTGA
- a CDS encoding CoA transferase subunit A yields MAEILSLADAVKQFVNDGDTVALEGFTHLIPTAAGHEIIRQGKKDLTLVRMTPDLIYDQLIGAGCARKLIFSWGGNPGVGSLHRLRDAVEKQWPQPLEIEEHSHADLANAYVAGASGLPFAVLRAYAGSDLPKVNPLIKTVTCPFTGEVLAAVPSVRPDITVIHAQKADRKGNVLLWGILGVQKEAALAAKRCIVTVEEIVDDLNAPMNACVLPTWALTAVCHVPGGAHPSYAHGYTERDNRFYQAWDPIARDRETFTAWINEYIHGTANFSEFQAKLATAQEAK; encoded by the coding sequence ATGGCTGAAATCCTTTCGCTGGCTGATGCGGTAAAGCAGTTCGTGAATGACGGCGACACCGTTGCACTCGAAGGCTTTACTCACCTGATTCCTACGGCGGCAGGTCATGAAATCATTCGTCAGGGCAAGAAAGACCTGACGCTGGTGCGCATGACGCCTGACCTGATCTACGACCAGTTGATCGGCGCCGGCTGTGCACGCAAGCTGATTTTCTCCTGGGGCGGCAACCCGGGCGTGGGTTCCCTGCATCGCCTGCGGGACGCCGTTGAAAAGCAATGGCCGCAACCGCTGGAGATCGAAGAGCACAGCCACGCCGATCTGGCCAATGCCTACGTCGCCGGTGCCTCCGGCCTACCATTCGCGGTGCTGCGGGCCTACGCCGGTTCCGACCTGCCCAAGGTCAACCCGCTGATCAAGACCGTGACCTGCCCCTTCACCGGTGAAGTACTGGCGGCCGTGCCGTCGGTGCGCCCGGACATCACAGTGATCCACGCGCAAAAGGCTGACCGCAAGGGCAACGTGCTGCTGTGGGGCATCCTCGGGGTGCAGAAGGAAGCGGCCCTGGCGGCCAAGCGCTGCATCGTTACCGTTGAAGAAATCGTCGACGACCTCAACGCGCCGATGAACGCCTGCGTGCTGCCGACCTGGGCCCTGACTGCCGTGTGCCATGTGCCGGGTGGCGCGCATCCGTCCTACGCCCACGGTTACACCGAACGTGACAACCGTTTCTACCAGGCCTGGGACCCCATCGCCCGGGACCGTGAGACGTTTACTGCGTGGATCAACGAATACATCCACGGCACCGCCAATTTCAGTGAATTCCAGGCCAAGCTGGCCACCGCGCAGGAGGCCAAATAA
- a CDS encoding CoA-transferase subunit beta: protein MMAYSTNEMMTVAAARRLKNGSVCFVGIGLPSKAANLARLTSSPDVVLIYESGPIGAKPSVLPLSIGDGELAETADTVVPTGEIFRYWLQGGRIDVGFLGAAQVDRFGNINTTVVGDYHQPKVRLPGAGGAPEIAGSAKSVLIILKQSARSFVDKLDFITSVGHGEGGDSRKRLGLPGAGPVGIITDLCIMEPEEGSHEFVVTALHPGVTREQVVAATGWAIRFADQVTTSAEPTEIELTALRDLEARTAAAHGQAPGEA from the coding sequence ATAATGGCTTACTCGACCAACGAAATGATGACCGTCGCCGCCGCGCGCCGCCTGAAGAACGGTTCGGTGTGCTTCGTCGGCATCGGCCTTCCCTCCAAGGCTGCCAACCTGGCGCGCCTGACGTCGTCGCCGGATGTGGTGCTGATCTACGAGTCCGGCCCGATTGGCGCCAAGCCTTCGGTGCTGCCGCTGTCCATCGGTGACGGCGAGCTGGCTGAAACCGCTGACACCGTGGTGCCGACCGGTGAGATTTTTCGCTACTGGCTGCAGGGCGGGCGCATTGACGTCGGCTTCCTCGGCGCGGCCCAGGTCGACCGTTTCGGCAATATCAACACCACCGTGGTCGGTGACTACCACCAGCCCAAAGTGCGCCTGCCAGGTGCCGGTGGCGCACCGGAGATCGCCGGCTCCGCGAAGAGCGTGCTGATCATCCTCAAGCAGTCGGCCCGCTCGTTTGTCGACAAGCTGGACTTCATCACCTCGGTCGGCCACGGCGAAGGCGGTGACTCGCGCAAACGCCTGGGTCTGCCAGGCGCCGGTCCTGTAGGGATTATTACCGACCTGTGCATCATGGAGCCGGAGGAGGGCAGCCACGAATTTGTCGTCACCGCCCTGCACCCCGGCGTGACCCGTGAGCAAGTAGTGGCCGCCACCGGTTGGGCGATTCGTTTTGCCGACCAGGTGACCACCAGCGCCGAACCCACCGAGATTGAACTGACTGCCCTGCGCGACCTTGAGGCACGCACCGCTGCCGCCCACGGCCAAGCCCCCGGAGAAGCCTGA
- the pcaF gene encoding 3-oxoadipyl-CoA thiolase: MMRDVFICDAIRTPIGRFGGGLSTVRADDLAALPIKALMERNPSVDWNAVDEVFLGCANQAGEDNRNVARMAALLAGLPESIPGVTLNRLCASGMDAIGTAFRAIASGEMELAIAGGVESMSRAPFVMGKADAAFSRNMKLEDTTIGWRFINPLMKAQYGVDPMPQTADNVADDYKVSRADQDAFALRSQQRTAAAQAAGFFAEEIVPVRVAHKKGETVVEHDEHPRADTTLEALAKLKPVNGPEKTVTAGNASGVNDGAAALILASAEAVKKHGLTARARVLGMASAGVAPRVMGIGPVPAVRKLVERLGLAVTDFDVIELNEAFASQGLAVLRELGIADDAPQVNPNGGAIALGHPLGMSGARLVLTALHQLEKTGGSKGLATMCVGVGQGLALAIERV; this comes from the coding sequence CTGATGCGCGACGTATTTATCTGTGACGCCATTCGTACCCCCATCGGCCGTTTTGGCGGTGGCTTGTCCACCGTGCGCGCCGATGACCTGGCGGCACTGCCGATCAAGGCGCTGATGGAACGCAACCCATCGGTGGACTGGAACGCGGTGGACGAAGTGTTTCTCGGCTGCGCCAACCAGGCCGGCGAAGACAACCGCAACGTGGCGCGCATGGCGGCATTGCTGGCCGGCCTGCCGGAGAGCATTCCCGGCGTTACCCTGAACCGCCTGTGCGCTTCGGGCATGGACGCGATCGGCACGGCCTTCCGCGCCATCGCCAGCGGCGAGATGGAACTGGCGATTGCCGGTGGCGTCGAGTCGATGTCCCGCGCGCCGTTCGTGATGGGCAAGGCCGATGCGGCGTTCTCGCGCAACATGAAGCTGGAAGACACCACCATCGGCTGGCGCTTTATCAATCCGTTGATGAAGGCCCAGTACGGCGTCGACCCGATGCCGCAAACCGCTGACAACGTGGCCGACGACTATAAAGTCTCCCGCGCCGACCAGGACGCCTTCGCCCTGCGCAGCCAGCAACGTACTGCCGCTGCACAGGCCGCCGGTTTCTTCGCCGAAGAAATCGTACCGGTGCGCGTCGCCCACAAAAAAGGCGAAACCGTGGTCGAGCACGACGAGCATCCACGGGCCGATACCACCCTGGAAGCCCTGGCCAAACTCAAGCCGGTCAATGGTCCGGAAAAGACCGTCACCGCAGGCAACGCCTCTGGTGTGAACGATGGTGCCGCTGCGCTGATTCTGGCCTCTGCTGAAGCCGTCAAAAAACACGGCCTGACCGCCCGCGCCCGGGTGCTGGGCATGGCCAGCGCCGGTGTGGCGCCGCGTGTGATGGGCATCGGCCCGGTGCCGGCGGTGCGCAAACTGGTGGAGCGCCTGGGCCTGGCGGTAACTGATTTCGATGTGATCGAACTCAACGAAGCCTTCGCCAGCCAGGGCCTGGCCGTGCTGCGCGAGCTGGGGATTGCCGACGACGCACCGCAGGTCAACCCGAACGGCGGCGCGATTGCCCTTGGCCATCCGCTGGGCATGAGCGGTGCGCGCCTGGTACTGACCGCGCTGCATCAGCTGGAAAAAACCGGTGGCAGCAAAGGCCTGGCGACCATGTGCGTCGGTGTGGGCCAAGGCCTGGCCCTGGCGATCGAACGCGTTTGA
- the pcaH gene encoding protocatechuate 3,4-dioxygenase subunit beta — MSDKPGYRRPQAGTQPDYLHPAYQSTNLRSPSKPLVFLPHSLSEITGPTIGAERVNEKDNDLTAQHEGEPQGERIIIHGRVLDENGLPVPGILVEIWQANAAGRYNHKRDQHDAPLDPNFTGTGRTVTDADGWYQFQTIKPGAYPWGNHHNAWRPAHIHFSLFGPSVLTRLVTQMYFPGDPLLAYDPIYNCVPDTSAKERLIASFDLEKTIPHYALGYRWDIVLRGRDATPMEK; from the coding sequence ATGAGTGACAAGCCCGGATACCGGCGCCCGCAAGCGGGTACTCAGCCTGATTACCTGCACCCGGCCTACCAGTCGACGAACCTGCGTTCGCCGTCCAAGCCGTTGGTGTTCCTGCCCCATTCCCTGTCGGAAATCACTGGCCCGACCATCGGCGCCGAGCGCGTCAACGAGAAGGACAACGACCTGACCGCCCAGCACGAAGGCGAGCCCCAGGGCGAACGCATCATCATTCACGGGCGCGTGCTGGATGAAAACGGCCTGCCCGTTCCCGGCATCCTCGTGGAAATCTGGCAGGCCAACGCTGCCGGCCGCTACAACCACAAGCGCGACCAGCACGACGCACCGCTGGACCCGAACTTCACCGGCACCGGGCGTACCGTCACCGACGCCGACGGCTGGTACCAGTTCCAGACCATCAAGCCCGGCGCCTACCCGTGGGGCAATCACCACAACGCGTGGCGCCCGGCGCACATCCACTTCTCGCTGTTCGGCCCGAGTGTGCTGACGCGGTTGGTGACGCAGATGTATTTCCCCGGTGACCCGCTGCTGGCCTATGACCCGATCTACAACTGCGTCCCGGACACGTCCGCCAAGGAACGCCTGATCGCCTCGTTCGATCTGGAAAAAACCATTCCGCACTATGCCCTCGGCTACCGCTGGGACATCGTCCTGCGCGGCCGCGACGCCACGCCGATGGAGAAATGA
- the pcaG gene encoding protocatechuate 3,4-dioxygenase subunit alpha, whose translation MSLNATTSHTVGPYYHIGLTWLNREDLTVAATLGERVAITGQVVDGNGDVVNDAMLEVWQANAAGKYDHPEDEQDKPVDPNFEGFGRVPVDAEGRFRFTTIKPGSVPGLKGTTQAPHLVVLVFARGLVKHLLTRIYFDGEAANGDDALLACVPQERRRTLIAKADAAGVYQWNVILQGTDEETVFFDY comes from the coding sequence ATGAGCCTCAACGCGACTACTTCCCACACCGTCGGGCCGTATTACCACATCGGCCTGACCTGGCTGAACCGCGAAGACCTGACCGTTGCGGCCACCCTCGGCGAGCGCGTGGCGATCACCGGGCAGGTGGTGGATGGCAATGGCGATGTGGTCAACGACGCCATGCTGGAAGTCTGGCAGGCCAATGCGGCCGGCAAGTACGACCATCCCGAGGATGAGCAGGACAAACCGGTGGACCCGAACTTCGAAGGCTTTGGCCGAGTGCCGGTGGACGCTGAAGGGCGTTTTCGCTTTACCACCATCAAGCCGGGCAGTGTGCCGGGGTTGAAGGGCACGACCCAGGCGCCGCACCTGGTGGTGCTGGTGTTTGCCCGTGGGCTGGTGAAGCACCTGCTGACGCGGATTTACTTTGACGGTGAAGCGGCGAATGGGGATGACGCGCTGCTGGCGTGTGTGCCGCAAGAGCGCCGCCGTACGTTGATCGCCAAGGCGGATGCGGCGGGTGTGTATCAGTGGAATGTGATTTTGCAGGGCACAGACGAAGAGACGGTGTTCTTCGATTATTGA
- a CDS encoding MFS family transporter — MTTKTSHYTGEERSKRIFAIVGASSGNLVEWFDFYVYAFCAIYFAPAFFPSDDPTVQLLNTAGVFAAGFLMRPIGGWLFGRVADKHGRKNSMMISVLMMCAGSLVIAFLPTYKDIGAWAPALLLVARLFQGLSVGGEYGTTATYMSEVALKGQRGFFASFQYVTLIGGQLLAVLVVVILQQILTEEELRAWGWRIPFVIGAIAAVISLLLRRTLKETTSKEMREDKDAGSIAALFRDHKAAFITVLGYTAGGSLIFYTFTTYMQKYLVNTAGMHAKTASYIMTGALFFYMCMQPVFGMLADKIGRRNSMLWFGALGTLCTVPILLTLKTVSSPFLAFVLITLALAIVSFYTSISGLVKAEMFPPQVRALGVGLAYAVANAIFGGSAEYVALGLKSMGMENTFYWYVTAMMAVAFLFSLRLPKEAAYLHHDL, encoded by the coding sequence ATGACAACAAAAACCAGCCACTACACCGGAGAAGAACGCAGCAAAAGGATTTTTGCGATTGTCGGTGCCTCTTCCGGCAACCTCGTCGAATGGTTCGACTTCTACGTCTATGCCTTCTGCGCCATCTATTTCGCCCCGGCGTTTTTCCCGTCGGACGACCCCACCGTGCAACTGCTGAACACCGCCGGCGTGTTCGCCGCCGGCTTCCTGATGCGCCCTATCGGCGGCTGGCTGTTCGGCCGGGTGGCGGATAAACACGGTCGCAAGAATTCCATGATGATCTCGGTGCTGATGATGTGCGCCGGTTCCCTGGTCATCGCCTTTTTGCCCACCTACAAAGACATCGGCGCCTGGGCCCCGGCCCTGCTGTTGGTCGCCCGGTTGTTCCAGGGCCTGTCGGTCGGCGGCGAATACGGCACCACTGCCACCTATATGAGTGAAGTCGCCCTCAAGGGCCAGCGCGGGTTCTTCGCCTCGTTCCAGTACGTGACCCTGATCGGCGGGCAACTGCTGGCGGTGTTGGTGGTGGTGATCCTGCAACAGATCCTCACCGAAGAAGAACTGCGGGCCTGGGGCTGGCGCATTCCGTTCGTGATCGGCGCCATTGCGGCGGTGATCTCGCTGTTGCTGCGTCGCACCCTGAAAGAAACCACCAGCAAGGAAATGCGTGAAGACAAGGACGCCGGCAGCATTGCCGCGCTGTTCCGCGATCACAAGGCTGCGTTTATCACCGTGCTCGGTTACACCGCCGGCGGCTCGCTGATTTTCTACACGTTCACCACCTACATGCAGAAGTACCTGGTGAACACCGCCGGGATGCACGCCAAGACCGCCAGCTACATCATGACCGGCGCGCTATTCTTCTACATGTGCATGCAGCCGGTGTTCGGCATGCTGGCGGACAAGATTGGCCGCCGTAACTCGATGCTGTGGTTCGGCGCCCTGGGCACGCTGTGCACCGTGCCGATCCTGTTGACCCTGAAAACCGTCAGCAGCCCGTTCCTGGCTTTTGTGCTGATCACCCTGGCCCTGGCCATCGTGAGCTTCTACACCTCCATCAGTGGCCTGGTGAAAGCCGAAATGTTCCCGCCACAAGTACGCGCACTGGGCGTGGGCCTGGCGTATGCGGTGGCGAACGCGATCTTCGGTGGTTCGGCGGAATATGTGGCCTTGGGGCTCAAGTCCATGGGCATGGAGAACACCTTCTACTGGTACGTCACGGCGATGATGGCGGTGGCGTTCCTGTTCAGCTTGCGCCTGCCCAAAGAGGCGGCGTATTTGCACCACGATCTGTAA
- a CDS encoding 3-carboxy-cis,cis-muconate cycloisomerase: MTMRTSNQLFDAYFTANGMAEVFCDQGRLQGMLDFEAALARAEAQVGLIPQAAVAPIAQACLASLYDVDALGDAIATAGNSAIPLVKALGKLIASEDAGAERYVHLGATSQDVMDTGLVLQLRSAVELIEHDLARLGDILAAQAQRYGTTPLAGRTWLQHATPVTLGMKIAGWLGAVTRNRQRLSELKPRLLVLQFGGASGTLAALGEQAMPVAQALAAELQLGLPEQPWHTQRDRLVEFASVLGLIAGSLGKLGRDISLLMQTEAAEVFEPSAPGKGGSSTMPHKRNPVGAAVLISAATRVPGLVATMFSAMPQEHERSLGLWHAEWETLPEICRLVSGALHQALLVSEGLEVDPRRMVQNLDLTQGLVLAEAVSIVLAQRLGRETAHHLLEQCCKRAVADGRHLRAVLGDEPQVTAELSAAELDRLLDPAHYLGQAHTWVTRAVAEHFALTA, encoded by the coding sequence ATGACGATGCGCACGAGCAACCAACTGTTCGACGCCTACTTCACCGCCAACGGCATGGCTGAAGTGTTCTGCGACCAGGGGCGTTTGCAGGGCATGCTGGATTTCGAAGCGGCGCTGGCCCGGGCCGAGGCTCAGGTCGGGTTGATCCCGCAAGCGGCCGTCGCGCCCATTGCCCAGGCCTGCCTGGCTTCTCTCTACGACGTAGATGCCCTCGGCGACGCCATCGCCACCGCAGGCAACTCTGCGATTCCCTTGGTCAAGGCCCTCGGCAAGTTGATCGCCAGCGAAGATGCCGGCGCCGAACGTTATGTGCATCTGGGCGCTACCAGCCAGGATGTGATGGACACCGGCCTGGTGCTGCAACTGCGCAGTGCGGTCGAGCTGATCGAACATGATCTGGCGCGGTTGGGGGACATTCTTGCCGCCCAGGCCCAGCGTTACGGGACAACTCCTTTGGCGGGCCGGACCTGGCTGCAGCATGCAACGCCGGTCACGCTGGGCATGAAGATCGCCGGTTGGCTCGGCGCAGTCACCCGCAACCGGCAACGTCTCAGTGAGCTGAAGCCGCGTTTGCTGGTGCTGCAATTTGGCGGTGCTTCCGGAACCCTGGCGGCCCTCGGCGAACAGGCGATGCCGGTGGCGCAAGCACTGGCCGCCGAGTTGCAGCTGGGCCTGCCGGAGCAACCCTGGCACACCCAGCGCGACCGCCTGGTGGAGTTTGCCTCGGTGCTCGGTTTGATCGCCGGCAGCCTCGGCAAGCTGGGTCGCGACATCAGCCTGCTGATGCAGACCGAAGCGGCGGAAGTGTTTGAGCCGTCGGCCCCCGGCAAGGGCGGCTCTTCGACCATGCCCCACAAGCGCAACCCGGTGGGCGCTGCCGTGCTGATCAGCGCTGCCACGCGAGTGCCCGGCCTGGTGGCAACGATGTTCAGCGCGATGCCCCAGGAACACGAACGCAGCCTGGGCCTGTGGCACGCCGAATGGGAAACCCTGCCGGAGATTTGCCGGCTGGTATCCGGTGCATTGCATCAGGCGCTGCTGGTCAGCGAAGGCCTGGAAGTCGATCCCCGGCGCATGGTCCAAAACCTTGATCTGACCCAGGGCCTGGTACTGGCCGAAGCGGTCAGCATCGTCCTCGCCCAGCGCCTGGGCCGCGAAACCGCGCACCATCTGCTGGAACAATGCTGCAAACGCGCCGTCGCCGACGGGCGTCACCTGCGCGCGGTGCTGGGGGATGAACCCCAAGTGACTGCCGAGCTTTCGGCGGCCGAACTCGATCGCCTGCTGGACCCGGCGCACTACCTGGGCCAGGCGCACACCTGGGTCACCCGGGCCGTGGCCGAACATTTTGCTTTGACTGCCTGA
- the pcaD gene encoding 3-oxoadipate enol-lactonase produces the protein MGFVQLADGELNYQLDGPEDAPVLVLSNSLGTDLHMWDIQIEAFTQYFRVLRFDTRGHGKSLVTEGPYSIEQLGRDVLALLDALQIERAHFCGLSMGGLIGQWLGINAGERLRRLVVCNTAAKIGTPEIWNPRIEMVLRDGAAAMVALRDASIARWFTADFAEAHPDQAKLITDMLAATDPQGYAANCAAVRDADFREQLASIKVPTLVIAGSEDAVTPPAGGHFIQAHVQGAEYAEFYAAHLSNVQAGAAFSDRVLEFLLSR, from the coding sequence GTGGGATTTGTACAACTCGCCGATGGCGAACTGAACTACCAACTCGATGGCCCCGAAGATGCGCCGGTACTGGTGCTGTCCAACTCCCTGGGCACCGACCTGCATATGTGGGACATCCAGATCGAGGCGTTCACCCAGTACTTCCGGGTGCTGCGTTTCGACACCCGGGGCCATGGCAAGTCGCTGGTCACCGAAGGCCCCTACAGCATCGAGCAATTGGGCCGTGACGTGTTGGCGCTGCTGGATGCGTTGCAGATCGAGCGCGCGCATTTCTGCGGGTTGTCCATGGGCGGCCTGATCGGCCAGTGGCTGGGGATCAACGCGGGTGAGCGTTTGCGCCGGCTGGTGGTGTGCAACACCGCCGCGAAGATCGGCACGCCCGAGATCTGGAACCCACGCATCGAGATGGTCCTGCGCGACGGTGCGGCCGCGATGGTTGCCCTGCGTGATGCGTCAATTGCCCGCTGGTTCACCGCCGACTTCGCCGAGGCTCATCCTGACCAGGCCAAGCTGATCACCGATATGCTGGCGGCGACTGATCCCCAGGGTTATGCCGCAAACTGCGCGGCCGTGCGCGACGCGGATTTTCGCGAGCAACTGGCGTCGATCAAGGTGCCGACCCTGGTGATCGCAGGCAGCGAAGATGCGGTGACGCCGCCGGCGGGTGGGCACTTTATCCAGGCGCATGTGCAGGGCGCCGAGTATGCCGAGTTCTATGCCGCGCACTTGTCCAACGTGCAAGCCGGTGCGGCGTTCAGCGACCGTGTGCTGGAATTTCTGCTATCGCGCTGA
- the pcaC gene encoding 4-carboxymuconolactone decarboxylase, with protein sequence MDEKQRYAEGLQVRREVLGDAHVDRSLNALTEFNSEFQEMITRHAWGDIWTRPGLPRHTRSLITIAMLIGMNRSEELKLHLRAAASNGVTRAEIKEVLMQSAIYCGIPAANATFHLAESVWDELGVESRV encoded by the coding sequence GTGGACGAGAAACAACGTTATGCCGAAGGCCTGCAAGTGCGCCGCGAAGTGCTGGGCGACGCCCACGTCGACCGCAGCCTCAACGCCCTGACCGAGTTCAACAGCGAGTTCCAGGAAATGATCACCCGCCACGCCTGGGGTGATATCTGGACCCGCCCGGGGCTGCCGCGGCATACCCGCAGCCTGATCACCATCGCCATGCTCATCGGCATGAACCGCAGCGAAGAGCTGAAGCTGCACCTGCGCGCCGCCGCGAGCAACGGTGTGACCCGCGCCGAGATCAAGGAAGTGCTGATGCAGAGCGCGATCTATTGCGGGATTCCGGCGGCCAATGCGACGTTTCACTTGGCCGAGTCGGTGTGGGATGAGTTGGGGGTAGAGTCGCGCGTCTAG